From the Rhodococcus sp. NBC_00297 genome, one window contains:
- a CDS encoding helix-turn-helix domain-containing protein, which produces MPIVVRIDVELAKRKMSVGEFAERVGLTPANVAVLKNGRARAVRFSTLETMCRVLECQPGDLLEWVDDET; this is translated from the coding sequence ATGCCCATCGTCGTCCGCATCGACGTGGAGCTGGCCAAGCGCAAGATGAGCGTCGGCGAGTTCGCCGAGCGCGTCGGACTGACCCCCGCCAACGTCGCCGTACTCAAGAACGGGCGGGCCCGCGCGGTGCGGTTCAGCACCCTGGAGACCATGTGCCGGGTGCTGGAGTGCCAGCCGGGTGACCTGCTCGAATGGGTGGACGACGAGACATGA
- a CDS encoding DUF2975 domain-containing protein: protein MITERRVVATLRVFLAGLFALLVLFQVMSLPGQFAHMARENPESAYLRWPLTALTIFWVVCVQIVVIATWKLLTLVRRDRIFSGAAFVWVDAIVRAIVAAGVSLGVVFLVVGFRADDPGPVLLLFLLCMIVGVAALLMMVMRALLRKASDLRADLEGVI from the coding sequence ATGATCACGGAAAGACGCGTCGTCGCGACACTCAGGGTGTTCCTCGCCGGCCTGTTCGCCCTGCTCGTCCTGTTCCAGGTCATGTCGCTGCCGGGACAGTTCGCGCACATGGCCCGCGAGAACCCGGAATCCGCGTACCTCCGATGGCCCCTCACCGCGCTCACCATCTTCTGGGTGGTGTGCGTGCAGATCGTCGTCATCGCCACCTGGAAGCTGCTCACTCTCGTCCGCCGGGATCGCATCTTCTCCGGTGCCGCGTTCGTGTGGGTCGACGCGATCGTCCGCGCGATCGTGGCCGCCGGTGTGTCGCTCGGTGTCGTGTTCCTCGTCGTCGGGTTCCGCGCGGACGATCCGGGGCCCGTGCTCCTGCTGTTCCTGCTCTGCATGATCGTCGGCGTCGCCGCACTGCTGATGATGGTCATGCGTGCCCTGCTGCGGAAGGCGAGCGACCTGCGCGCCGACCTCGAGGGCGTCATCTGA
- a CDS encoding MerR family transcriptional regulator has product MPDSPLDDARSRDPRDLRRVGLTEYRIDDLAREAGVSVRNVRVYQDRGLLPPPRKVGRTGWYDESHLARLQMISRMLDRGYTFVTISELLTAAQYGLRVEDVLGTEDPDGAANVDHPARLTRDEIDTMFDGRISDDDLTRAEALDVFSRDGDGYRIENPALVRAAKVLFDAGLALPDILSRTERVHQDLTSVSQQFVRLVVDRFVPGGADPFTLDPSELSAMADLITTLRPLASRAVQALFSETMDAEIVHAMEKALSGDAATALSGDAATALSGDAATALSGDAATEDSGDAATADTDDSDGNGASTSSSSRTGDR; this is encoded by the coding sequence GTGCCGGACTCCCCACTCGACGATGCTCGCTCGCGTGATCCCCGGGATCTCCGCCGAGTCGGCCTGACCGAGTACCGGATCGACGACCTCGCCAGGGAAGCCGGCGTGAGCGTCCGCAACGTGCGCGTCTATCAGGACCGCGGTCTGCTGCCGCCCCCGCGCAAGGTGGGTCGGACGGGCTGGTACGACGAGTCGCACCTCGCTCGGCTGCAGATGATCTCGCGCATGCTCGACCGTGGCTACACCTTCGTCACCATCAGCGAACTCCTCACCGCGGCGCAGTACGGACTCCGCGTCGAGGACGTCCTGGGCACTGAGGATCCCGACGGCGCCGCCAACGTCGACCACCCGGCGCGGCTGACCCGCGACGAGATCGACACCATGTTCGACGGACGGATCAGCGACGACGATCTGACGCGTGCGGAAGCGCTCGACGTCTTCTCCCGCGACGGGGACGGCTACCGCATCGAGAACCCCGCCCTGGTCCGCGCGGCCAAGGTGCTGTTCGACGCGGGTCTCGCGCTGCCGGACATCCTGTCCCGCACCGAGCGCGTCCACCAGGACCTGACGAGCGTGTCCCAGCAGTTCGTGCGTCTGGTCGTCGACAGGTTCGTTCCGGGCGGCGCCGATCCGTTCACGCTCGACCCCAGCGAGCTCTCGGCCATGGCGGACCTCATCACCACCCTGCGTCCGCTGGCCAGCCGTGCCGTGCAGGCGCTCTTCTCCGAGACCATGGACGCCGAGATCGTGCACGCGATGGAGAAGGCGCTCAGCGGCGACGCCGCCACGGCGCTCAGCGGCGACGCCGCCACGGCGCTCAGCGGCGACGCCGCCACGGCGCTCAGCGGCGACGCCGCCACGGAGGACAGCGGCGACGCCGCCACGGCGGACACCGACGACAGTGACGGCAACGGCGCGAGCACCAGCTCGAGCAGCAGGACAGGAGACCGATGA
- a CDS encoding alpha/beta fold hydrolase, with protein sequence MNTRGAVVTAAVAAVAVAGAASIRATRRASPPSARMADTDVLLARPELTPRVRTVVAEDGAALHVREYGDPDAAPIVLSHGWTCSADFWAPQINDLAGRYRVVVYDQRGHGASEVGTRPLGADVLGDDLAAVLDATVDSDTKAVVAGHSMGGMSVMSWAAQYPAQVRHYVKAILLANTATDSLVRETTVIPLPPGVAQVPARVASSVLGSALPIPSSPFSARALKYVTMGAESTPAQVAFCERIVRECSPRTRGMWGSALSALDIHDALENIDVPTSVIVGTRDRLTPPVHARKLADRLSRAGVLGRFLELDGVGHMSSVESIAEFDAELVRLAELPA encoded by the coding sequence ATGAACACTCGTGGTGCAGTGGTGACCGCTGCCGTGGCCGCGGTCGCGGTGGCCGGTGCAGCCTCGATCCGGGCGACTCGACGGGCGTCACCGCCCTCGGCGCGGATGGCGGACACCGATGTACTGCTGGCGCGTCCGGAGCTCACCCCACGGGTGCGCACGGTCGTCGCCGAGGACGGTGCCGCGCTGCACGTGCGCGAGTACGGCGACCCGGACGCCGCCCCGATCGTCCTCAGTCACGGATGGACCTGCTCCGCCGACTTCTGGGCGCCGCAGATCAACGACCTCGCCGGACGGTACCGCGTCGTCGTGTACGACCAGCGCGGGCACGGAGCCAGTGAGGTGGGGACCCGGCCACTCGGTGCCGACGTCCTGGGGGACGACCTCGCCGCGGTGCTCGACGCGACGGTCGACTCGGACACCAAGGCCGTCGTCGCCGGACACAGCATGGGCGGCATGTCCGTGATGAGTTGGGCGGCACAGTATCCCGCGCAGGTGCGCCACTACGTGAAGGCGATATTGCTGGCCAACACGGCCACCGACAGTCTGGTCCGCGAGACCACTGTCATCCCGTTGCCACCCGGTGTCGCGCAGGTGCCGGCGCGGGTGGCGTCGAGCGTGCTCGGATCGGCACTGCCCATCCCGTCGAGTCCGTTCTCCGCTCGTGCTCTGAAGTACGTGACGATGGGCGCCGAGTCCACTCCGGCGCAGGTGGCGTTCTGCGAACGCATCGTGCGCGAGTGCTCCCCTCGAACGCGGGGCATGTGGGGATCGGCGCTGTCCGCGTTGGACATTCACGACGCGCTGGAGAACATCGACGTCCCGACGTCGGTGATCGTCGGTACTCGCGACCGCCTGACGCCGCCGGTGCACGCCCGCAAGCTCGCCGATCGACTCTCCCGCGCCGGAGTGCTGGGCCGGTTCCTCGAACTCGACGGTGTCGGACACATGAGCTCGGTGGAATCGATCGCGGAGTTCGACGCCGAGCTGGTCCGGCTGGCGGAGCTGCCGGCATGA
- a CDS encoding class I SAM-dependent methyltransferase — protein MSDDTRGDAYTERLRELQGARWKRVLRVQAPYQWNIRRHLAGRRVLDVGCGIGRNLRNLPAGSVGVDHNVASVEFCRSQGMTAYTPEEFHALGDTGFDGMLMAHLLEHLPPGAEGEVLTEYLPCLQPDSVVMIVCPQEVGFASDPTHTSWLDAADLLALCAAAGIERTTSASFPFPRPVGKVFVYNETVVVGRTPAA, from the coding sequence ATGAGCGACGACACCAGAGGGGACGCCTACACCGAGCGGCTGCGCGAGCTGCAGGGTGCGCGGTGGAAACGCGTTCTGCGCGTGCAGGCTCCGTACCAGTGGAACATCCGACGCCATCTCGCTGGGCGGCGCGTTCTCGACGTCGGCTGCGGGATCGGCCGGAATCTGCGCAACCTTCCCGCGGGCAGCGTCGGTGTCGATCACAACGTCGCGTCCGTCGAGTTCTGCCGCTCGCAGGGCATGACCGCATACACACCCGAGGAGTTCCACGCCCTCGGCGACACGGGCTTCGACGGCATGCTCATGGCCCACCTGCTCGAGCACCTGCCGCCGGGCGCGGAGGGTGAGGTGCTGACGGAGTACCTGCCGTGTCTGCAGCCGGACTCCGTCGTCATGATCGTGTGCCCGCAGGAAGTCGGGTTCGCCAGCGACCCGACGCACACGAGTTGGTTGGACGCCGCCGACCTGCTCGCCCTCTGCGCTGCCGCCGGCATCGAGCGCACGACGTCCGCCTCGTTCCCGTTCCCGCGGCCGGTGGGAAAGGTGTTCGTCTACAACGAGACCGTCGTGGTGGGTCGAACCCCAGCTGCCTGA
- the purU gene encoding formyltetrahydrofolate deformylase, translating to MPPESPRSDSRRFVLTLGCPDRTGIVARISTFLADLGGSIVEAAYHADADSGWFFTRQAVAASSIDIGVDELRARFAAVAAEIGPESEWSLHDSGERKKVVLLVSKEGHCLHDLLGRAAGGELPATIEAVIGNHPDLESVTRAHGVQFHHVPFPKHPSERGTSFDALRDLVDGYSPDAVVLARFMQVLPESLCEHWSGRAINIHHSFLPSFVGARPYHQAFARGVKLIGATCHFVTAELDAGPIIEQDVIRIDHADAVADMVRQGRDIEKMVLARGLRWHLEDRVLVHGRKTVVFD from the coding sequence ATGCCGCCCGAATCTCCACGCTCCGACTCTCGCCGCTTCGTCCTCACCCTGGGCTGCCCCGACCGCACGGGCATCGTCGCGCGCATCTCGACCTTCTTGGCCGATCTCGGGGGCTCGATCGTCGAGGCCGCCTATCACGCCGACGCGGACAGTGGCTGGTTCTTCACCCGTCAGGCCGTCGCGGCCTCGTCGATCGACATCGGAGTCGACGAGCTGCGCGCACGGTTCGCGGCGGTCGCCGCGGAGATCGGCCCGGAATCCGAGTGGTCGCTGCACGATTCCGGAGAGCGCAAGAAGGTCGTGCTCCTGGTGAGCAAGGAGGGACACTGCCTCCACGATCTGCTCGGGCGCGCCGCCGGCGGAGAACTGCCGGCGACCATCGAAGCGGTCATCGGAAACCACCCCGATCTCGAATCCGTCACGCGCGCACACGGTGTGCAGTTCCACCATGTTCCGTTCCCCAAGCACCCCAGCGAGCGCGGGACCTCCTTCGACGCGCTCCGCGACCTCGTCGACGGCTACTCCCCCGACGCGGTGGTGCTGGCGCGCTTCATGCAGGTGCTGCCGGAGTCGTTGTGCGAGCACTGGTCCGGGCGCGCGATCAACATCCACCACAGCTTCCTGCCGTCGTTCGTCGGCGCCCGGCCGTATCACCAGGCGTTCGCACGAGGGGTCAAGCTCATCGGCGCGACGTGCCACTTCGTCACCGCCGAGCTCGATGCCGGACCCATCATCGAGCAGGACGTCATCCGCATCGACCATGCGGACGCGGTCGCCGACATGGTCCGTCAGGGCCGGGACATCGAGAAGATGGTGCTCGCGCGCGGACTGCGCTGGCACCTCGAGGACCGTGTGCTGGTGCACGGCCGCAAGACCGTGGTGTTCGACTAG
- the deoC gene encoding deoxyribose-phosphate aldolase: MTTLTRTDVARMVDHTLLKPEATVADVRALVAEAKDLGVLAVCVSPSMLPVRDTGDLVVAAVAGFPSGKHHSLIKGSEARLAVQHGAREVDMVIDVGAAVEGDFNAVLADIITVREAMGENAVLKVIIESAALLASADGERAVIECCRAAERAGANYVKTSTGFHPAGGASTEAVSLMARTVGGRLGVKASGGIRDADTARAMIEAGATRLGLSGTRSVLLGFAD, translated from the coding sequence ATGACAACCCTCACGCGCACCGACGTCGCCCGCATGGTCGATCACACTCTGCTCAAGCCCGAGGCGACGGTCGCCGACGTCCGGGCGCTCGTCGCGGAGGCGAAGGATCTGGGCGTCCTCGCGGTCTGCGTGTCGCCGTCGATGCTCCCGGTTCGTGACACGGGTGACCTGGTGGTCGCCGCGGTGGCGGGGTTCCCGTCCGGAAAGCACCACTCGTTGATCAAGGGTTCGGAGGCGCGTCTGGCGGTGCAGCACGGGGCGCGCGAGGTCGACATGGTGATTGACGTCGGCGCCGCGGTGGAGGGTGACTTCAACGCCGTCCTGGCGGACATCATCACCGTCCGGGAGGCGATGGGCGAGAACGCCGTCCTGAAGGTGATCATCGAGTCGGCGGCGCTGCTCGCGTCGGCGGACGGGGAGCGCGCGGTGATCGAGTGCTGCCGGGCGGCGGAGCGGGCCGGCGCGAACTATGTCAAGACGTCCACGGGGTTCCATCCCGCGGGTGGAGCGTCGACGGAGGCCGTGAGTCTGATGGCCCGCACCGTCGGTGGCCGCCTGGGTGTCAAGGCGTCGGGCGGCATCCGCGATGCGGACACCGCCCGAGCGATGATCGAGGCCGGCGCCACCCGACTGGGCCTGTCCGGGACCCGCAGCGTGTTGCTCGGCTTCGCCGACTAG
- a CDS encoding LmeA family phospholipid-binding protein yields MTHDTAPRRRSRVPLIAGVLVIVVIAALVGGEFYARNRVENCLTTQFESELGSQIDVGLGLQPVLFSLATEKFSSVDISSDDTKFGPAQDMQVQATVNDVDLTSTDTTSGQIGSSSADVTWSTGGILATLQEQGVGSVVSGVTSDPAAGTLKFAIVGGLAELTVKPVVQGDTIEVQTTDASILGIGIPTDLADSVVSVLTDSLQAYPLGMTPDALEVTDTGIHMTLSGGQYTIPAAQGGQQQVTC; encoded by the coding sequence ATGACTCACGACACCGCACCCAGACGACGCTCCCGGGTGCCTCTCATCGCCGGAGTGCTGGTCATCGTCGTCATCGCGGCACTCGTCGGCGGCGAGTTCTATGCCCGCAACCGCGTCGAGAACTGCCTCACGACCCAGTTCGAGAGCGAACTCGGCTCACAGATCGACGTCGGCCTCGGCCTGCAGCCCGTCCTGTTCTCCCTCGCGACCGAGAAGTTCTCGTCCGTCGACATCTCGAGCGACGACACGAAGTTCGGGCCCGCACAAGACATGCAGGTCCAGGCGACCGTGAACGACGTCGACCTCACCTCCACGGACACCACGTCCGGTCAGATCGGCAGCAGTTCGGCCGACGTCACGTGGTCGACCGGCGGCATCCTCGCGACCCTGCAGGAGCAGGGAGTCGGCAGCGTCGTGTCCGGTGTGACCAGCGATCCCGCCGCCGGAACGCTGAAGTTCGCCATCGTCGGTGGACTGGCGGAACTCACCGTGAAGCCCGTGGTGCAGGGCGATACGATCGAGGTCCAGACCACGGACGCGTCGATCCTCGGCATCGGCATTCCCACCGACCTCGCGGACAGCGTCGTCTCGGTGCTCACGGACAGCCTGCAGGCGTACCCGCTCGGCATGACGCCGGACGCCCTCGAGGTGACCGACACCGGGATCCACATGACCCTCAGCGGCGGCCAGTACACGATCCCCGCCGCGCAGGGCGGTCAGCAGCAGGTCACCTGCTAG
- a CDS encoding type IV toxin-antitoxin system AbiEi family antitoxin domain-containing protein, producing the protein MAGDDVAERLDGVVAEQDGYFTAAHALDAGYLPSEIEAHVADGSWTRVETDLLRLSDWPSHDLEEYSKWCVWLGATAVISHQSAAELHGMGSLHPQFVHVRVSGTARAHDQRLAIHRGRLTGADIELSGAFRMTTPVRTVLDLAAGGISQFTLDEVVADGLVLGRLVVDDLFEQAVECGDRVAERVETALR; encoded by the coding sequence ATGGCGGGCGACGATGTGGCGGAACGTCTGGACGGCGTGGTCGCCGAACAGGACGGGTACTTCACCGCAGCTCACGCGCTCGATGCCGGGTATCTGCCGTCCGAGATCGAGGCGCACGTCGCCGACGGATCCTGGACGCGGGTCGAGACCGATCTGCTCCGGTTGTCGGACTGGCCGAGCCACGATCTCGAGGAGTACTCGAAGTGGTGCGTGTGGCTGGGCGCCACCGCGGTGATCTCCCACCAGAGTGCGGCCGAGTTGCACGGCATGGGCAGCCTGCACCCGCAGTTCGTCCACGTCCGGGTCAGTGGGACGGCGCGAGCGCACGACCAGCGCCTCGCGATCCATCGGGGACGCCTGACGGGCGCGGACATCGAGCTCTCCGGTGCCTTCCGCATGACGACGCCGGTCCGCACCGTGCTGGATCTCGCGGCGGGCGGCATCTCGCAGTTCACCCTCGACGAAGTGGTCGCCGACGGTCTGGTGCTCGGACGACTGGTCGTCGACGACCTCTTCGAGCAGGCTGTGGAGTGCGGTGACCGGGTGGCCGAGCGGGTGGAGACGGCGCTGCGCTGA
- the pabB gene encoding aminodeoxychorismate synthase component I has protein sequence MRTLLIDNYDSFTHNLAQYLEQVSGTAPIVVHNDVPWSSLPLDRVDAVVVSPGPGRPSRPADMGVSSRMIRDGGLPLLGVCLGHQGIADSCGGVVDLAPEPMHGRMSDVRHDGTDLFAGLPSPLRVVRYHSLTVTALPDELEATAWTDDGVMMALRHRSRPLWGVQFHPESIGTERGLQVIANFLDLARDARPSTHTSAPTVAPRDPVVRDPRYRVLVRRLDVLPDPEEVARPLRGRSTFWLDSSAELDGSARFSYLGPGDGPLAEDVSYDVATSCVTTTTADGTTEETVTSFLDHLGEQIAARAVDRVPAVPFDFALGYVGHLGYELKAETGGAAAHASPTADARMMFVDRLIALDHRDRCTYLLTLTLVGGDDTAALGWLDETAAAVTALPRSERGRPAVSDTPLGALPSVIDTRHDDGAYRAAIADCLEQITMGESYEICLTNEMSVPFDGDAADLYLAVRRASPAPYAAFLRFPGLAILSASPERFLRITASGVVDSKPIKGTRARGRTPAEDAAARLDLATSEKDRAENIMIVDLVRNDLNQVCVPGSVHVPVLFDVESHTHVHQLVSTVEGRVRPGLSAVDCVRAAFPGGSMTGAPKRRTMEIIDRLEGGPRGVYSGALGWFSLTGAADLSIVIRTVVLADGRASVGTGGAVVSLSDPQDEVDEMHLKADALLRVLGGSDGRPR, from the coding sequence ATGCGCACGCTGCTGATCGACAACTACGACTCGTTCACCCACAACCTGGCCCAGTACCTGGAGCAGGTGTCCGGCACCGCCCCCATCGTCGTGCACAACGACGTCCCGTGGTCCTCCCTCCCGCTGGACCGGGTGGACGCCGTCGTCGTCTCGCCAGGCCCGGGCCGCCCGAGTCGCCCGGCCGACATGGGCGTCAGCAGCAGGATGATCCGGGACGGTGGTCTGCCGCTTCTCGGGGTGTGTCTGGGGCATCAGGGCATCGCGGACAGCTGTGGTGGCGTCGTCGATCTGGCACCCGAGCCCATGCACGGCCGGATGTCCGACGTGCGGCACGACGGCACCGATCTCTTCGCCGGCCTGCCGTCGCCCCTGCGCGTGGTGCGGTATCACTCCCTCACCGTCACGGCCCTGCCCGACGAGCTCGAGGCGACGGCGTGGACCGACGACGGGGTGATGATGGCGCTGCGTCATCGGTCACGGCCGCTGTGGGGAGTGCAGTTCCATCCCGAGTCGATCGGCACGGAACGTGGACTGCAGGTGATCGCCAACTTTCTCGACCTCGCGCGGGACGCCCGCCCGAGCACCCACACCTCCGCGCCGACCGTGGCGCCGCGTGACCCGGTCGTGCGCGACCCCCGCTACCGGGTGCTCGTGCGCCGTCTCGACGTTCTACCGGACCCCGAGGAGGTGGCGCGCCCACTACGAGGACGGTCCACGTTCTGGCTCGACTCGAGCGCCGAGCTCGACGGCAGTGCCCGGTTCTCCTACCTCGGACCCGGTGACGGCCCACTGGCGGAGGACGTGTCGTACGACGTCGCCACCTCGTGCGTGACGACGACGACCGCCGACGGCACGACCGAGGAGACGGTCACGTCGTTCCTCGACCACCTCGGGGAACAGATCGCGGCGCGGGCCGTGGACCGGGTGCCCGCGGTGCCGTTCGACTTCGCCCTCGGCTACGTCGGTCACCTCGGCTACGAACTCAAGGCCGAGACGGGCGGAGCGGCGGCGCATGCGTCACCGACGGCCGATGCGCGAATGATGTTCGTGGACAGACTCATCGCACTCGACCACCGCGATCGGTGCACCTATCTGCTCACCCTCACACTCGTCGGTGGCGACGACACCGCGGCGCTCGGATGGTTGGACGAGACGGCCGCGGCCGTGACCGCGCTGCCCCGCTCGGAGCGCGGTCGCCCGGCCGTGTCCGACACCCCCCTCGGCGCGCTGCCGTCGGTGATCGACACCCGGCACGACGACGGCGCGTATCGCGCGGCGATCGCGGACTGCCTGGAGCAGATCACGATGGGGGAGAGTTACGAGATCTGTCTGACCAACGAGATGAGCGTGCCGTTCGACGGCGACGCCGCCGACCTCTACCTCGCGGTGCGGCGCGCCAGTCCCGCCCCGTACGCGGCGTTCCTGCGATTCCCCGGGCTGGCGATACTCAGCGCGTCACCGGAGCGCTTCCTGCGGATCACGGCGTCGGGCGTCGTGGACTCCAAGCCCATCAAGGGAACTCGGGCTCGCGGGCGCACGCCGGCGGAGGACGCGGCCGCGCGCCTCGACCTGGCGACGAGCGAGAAGGACCGCGCCGAGAACATCATGATCGTCGATCTCGTCCGCAACGACCTGAATCAGGTGTGCGTGCCCGGGTCGGTGCACGTGCCGGTGCTCTTCGACGTGGAGAGCCACACCCATGTGCACCAACTGGTCTCGACGGTCGAGGGTCGGGTGCGCCCGGGGCTCTCGGCCGTCGACTGTGTGCGCGCGGCGTTCCCGGGCGGATCGATGACCGGCGCCCCGAAGCGCCGCACGATGGAGATCATCGACCGCCTCGAGGGCGGGCCGCGCGGCGTGTACTCCGGTGCGCTGGGCTGGTTCTCGCTCACCGGCGCGGCGGACCTGTCCATCGTCATCCGGACCGTGGTGCTCGCGGACGGCCGGGCGTCGGTGGGAACGGGCGGCGCCGTCGTCTCGCTGTCCGACCCGCAGGACGAGGTGGACGAGATGCACCTCAAGGCCGACGCACTACTGCGTGTCCTCGGCGGGAGCGACGGCCGACCACGGTAA
- a CDS encoding class I SAM-dependent methyltransferase produces the protein MISRIGPEGVVTRGTTNINRLRRSDRRLVHDPDVRALLRGATRPLVVDLGYGASPVTTLELAARLRTVRADVAVVGLEIEPSRVVPDRDGVSFRRGGFELAGLRPHLVRAFNVLRQYPEDAVPGAWARITSALADGGLLVDGTCDELGRRATWVTVDASGPRSLTIAWDPFTVERPSDIAERLPKVLIHRNVAGERVHEVLRAADRAWDVAAPLAPFGPRVRWRAALTALAAQGLPVTVPRRRLRDNVLALPWSAVAPAEDTQ, from the coding sequence GTGATCTCCCGGATCGGTCCCGAGGGTGTGGTCACTCGAGGGACGACCAACATCAACCGGTTGCGGCGCAGTGATCGCCGGCTGGTGCACGATCCCGACGTCCGAGCGTTGCTCCGCGGCGCGACGCGTCCTCTGGTCGTCGACCTGGGCTACGGCGCCAGTCCGGTCACCACTCTGGAGTTGGCCGCGCGACTGCGCACCGTCCGTGCGGACGTCGCCGTCGTCGGGCTGGAGATCGAGCCGTCCCGCGTCGTCCCCGATCGGGACGGTGTCTCCTTCCGCCGCGGCGGCTTCGAACTCGCAGGACTGCGGCCACACCTGGTGCGCGCGTTCAACGTGCTGCGTCAGTATCCCGAGGACGCGGTACCGGGTGCGTGGGCACGCATCACCTCCGCTCTCGCGGACGGCGGCCTCCTCGTCGACGGCACGTGCGACGAACTGGGGCGTCGGGCCACGTGGGTCACCGTGGACGCGTCGGGACCGCGCAGTCTGACCATCGCGTGGGATCCGTTCACGGTGGAGCGGCCGTCGGACATCGCGGAGCGGCTGCCGAAGGTCCTGATCCACCGCAACGTCGCGGGCGAGCGCGTGCACGAGGTGCTGCGGGCGGCCGATCGGGCGTGGGACGTGGCGGCGCCGCTGGCACCGTTCGGACCCCGCGTGCGGTGGCGTGCGGCGCTGACAGCCCTGGCGGCGCAGGGACTTCCGGTCACCGTGCCGCGCCGACGACTGCGGGACAACGTGCTCGCGTTACCGTGGTCGGCCGTCGCTCCCGCCGAGGACACGCAGTAG
- a CDS encoding DUF2505 domain-containing protein, with translation MARRMNYSARLPFTTEQVYGALTTRDYWDAVIEELRKYSENELTRFEVTADGVDVVMRHIIPRDTLPDVAQAVMKKDMVITRNIHHDAYSETTAGKYDASIPAGPGSLTGTTSLFATEAGSTLRTTSEAKVYIPFIGGKLEQLMLVNLVDLWRGEGEVTHDWLTKNA, from the coding sequence ATGGCACGTCGCATGAACTACTCGGCTCGTCTCCCGTTCACCACAGAGCAGGTGTACGGGGCGCTGACGACGCGTGACTACTGGGACGCGGTGATCGAGGAGCTGCGCAAGTACTCGGAGAACGAGCTCACGCGCTTCGAGGTCACGGCGGACGGTGTCGACGTGGTCATGCGGCACATCATTCCGCGCGACACGCTGCCCGACGTCGCGCAGGCGGTGATGAAGAAGGACATGGTCATCACCCGCAACATCCATCACGACGCGTACTCGGAGACCACCGCCGGGAAGTACGACGCGTCGATTCCCGCCGGCCCGGGCAGCCTCACCGGCACGACGTCCCTCTTCGCCACCGAGGCCGGCTCCACGTTGCGCACCACGTCCGAGGCCAAGGTGTACATCCCCTTCATCGGCGGAAAGCTCGAACAGTTGATGCTCGTCAACCTCGTCGATCTGTGGCGGGGCGAGGGCGAGGTCACGCACGACTGGCTCACGAAGAACGCCTGA
- a CDS encoding DUF2505 domain-containing protein, which translates to MPRRFDHTVPSTLAASDVHAALTTEQYWTDRLEAVGGPKAQLNDVTVAGDDADSRTVSVSMTQAIAEEFLPGAITSIRPGDLIIHRTESWGSLDAQGASGTFEAKVEGAPASITGTLALRSKGSASSLTATGQAEVKVPIFGGKIEQAVIEQVLALIDAEQEFTDTWAPEHL; encoded by the coding sequence ATGCCACGCAGGTTCGATCACACGGTTCCGTCCACGCTCGCCGCGTCCGACGTCCACGCCGCCCTCACCACCGAGCAGTACTGGACCGATCGGCTCGAGGCCGTCGGCGGCCCCAAGGCACAGCTGAACGACGTGACCGTCGCGGGCGACGACGCGGACAGCCGCACGGTGTCGGTGTCGATGACCCAGGCCATCGCGGAGGAGTTCCTGCCCGGCGCCATCACCAGCATCCGCCCGGGCGATCTGATCATCCACCGGACCGAGTCGTGGGGTTCCCTCGACGCGCAGGGCGCCTCGGGCACCTTCGAGGCCAAGGTCGAGGGCGCCCCGGCGTCCATCACGGGCACCCTGGCACTGCGCTCGAAGGGCTCCGCATCGAGCCTGACGGCAACGGGTCAGGCCGAGGTCAAGGTGCCGATCTTCGGCGGCAAGATCGAGCAGGCGGTCATCGAGCAGGTTCTCGCGCTGATCGACGCCGAGCAGGAGTTTACCGACACCTGGGCGCCGGAGCACCTCTGA